The genomic window GTGGAATGGAATGAAAACCGGAGCAAACTTACCGGAGTAAGTAAAATAGTTGGCCAGGATCCATACGAAATTACACTGGCGCTCAATGGGTATCATGCCGGTGAGTTGACATGCAAGGATCGAAAGACCAAGGCAACCTTGTCATCCGGTAAGGATGGAATGGTCAGGTTAACCCTGGAACGGCCGGAAAATGGCACGGTGGAATGGTCTGTCACTTTTGATCGCCCGTAAAAACGGGTATACCATGCACTTCTAAAACAAACAGTCTCATATACAAAATCAATTAAAACAATAAAAATCATGGTACGACTATCTATCATCATTTGGTGCTTCTTGCTTGTAGCCTGTAATACTGCTACAGAAAAAAACCAGAAAGAAAAAATATTTCATGATTCCAAAATTTCATGGATAGGAGACGGAAAAGAACAGCCGGAAAAAGACTCCCTGTTTTATCTGGATAACCCTACACCCATTTTCAGAAAAGAGTTCAAATCTGAAAAAAAGGTCAACTCGGCCAGGTTAAGAATAACCGCGGCAGGTTATTACAAGGCAAGTATAAACGGAGAAAGAGTGGGAAAAAATATGCTGGATCCTGCATGGACGGACTACAGCAAAAGAATATTCTACTCCGAATATGATGTAACGGACATGGTTGAGGCAGGAGAGAATTGTATGGGAGTTGTTTTGGGCAATGGTTTTTACAATCCACTGCCATTGAGAATGTGGGGCAGAAGGAACCTGCGTGAACCTTTAACAGTTGGAAGACCTGTTTTCATTGCCAGCATTCAGCTGGAATATGAAAACGGCAAAAAAGATGTGATCATTACCGATGATTCCTGGTCTTTCTCATATGGCCCCATCCTGAAGAACAACGTGTACCTTGGCGAAGTATATGATGCACGCCGCGAGATCGATGGATGGGACAAAACCGGCTTTGATGACTCTTCATGGGAAAAGGCAAAGCTGGAAGAAGGACCCGGGGGTGAAATACAGAAAACCTTCTTTCCTCCCATTCAAATAACCGAAAGAATCCAACCTGAAGATATATACCTTCAGGATGAAGGAACATATATAGTAGACATGGGTGTTAATTTTGCCGGTGTATACAGGATTAAACTGAAAGGCGACCCTGGAGACAGCATCGTTATAAGGTCGGGCGAACGGGTTTACAGCGATGGAAGCCTTAATCCAATGACAGCAGTATGCGGGCAGATCAAAAGTGAAGGGGTTGGAGGACCTGGTGCACCCGATACAGCCTTGCAAGAAGATATCTATATCATCGGCAGCGACACGGAAGCCTGGTTTAAACCCGAATTCACCTATCATACCTTCAGGTATTTGGAAGTAAACGGATTGGACAAAAAACCCGAAATACAGGATGTTGAAGGCCTGGCCCTGAATTCGACTGTAACAAATAACAACAGTTTTTCAACCTCATCCGGCTTGATCAACTCCATACAGGAAATGACAGAAAGAACCTTTCTGTCCAATCTCCACAGTGTTCAGCAGGATTGCCCGGCAAGGGAAAAATTCGGGTATGGAGGCGATCTGAATGCCTGCAGCGAGGCCTACTTATACAATTTTGACATGAAATCGTTCTACCGCAAAACGGTCTATGACTGGGTTGATGCGATGAATGACTCAGGCTTTGTCGATACCGCCCCCTTTGTTGGTGTCCAGTATTGTGGCCTGAGCTGGGAATCGGCCATGCTGATCACACAGTATTATCTATACCTGTATTATAATGATACGGAATTCATCAGGGAGATGTATGAAATAAACAATGACTGGATGGACAAGGTGGCCAGGATTCATCCGGAAGGATTGGTAAACAGTGGGCTTAGCGACCACGGTTCCATGGAACCAGTTCCCGTTAAACTGACCGGTACCTGTCACTATTTACAATGTGCCCGCATCATGCAAGAATTTGCCTCTGTGATGAATGATCAGGAGAAACAGGAAAAGTATGAAAAACTGGCGGCAAAACTGAAAGGGTTGATTCAGTGTGAATTCTGGGACAAACCTGTTAAAGATGAAATCAACAGGCAAACACTGCATGCGTTTTTGCTGTATCACGATATCGTCCCCCAGGAAGATATTGATGCTGCAAGGGACTCCCTTTTAAATGCAGTTCAAAACGGACCCGCGGGACATTTTAACACCGGTATTTTCGGTACCAAATACATCACTGAAGTATTGTCCGAACATATATCTCCTGAATTTACATACAACATCGTCAACAGCAATGAATTCCCGGGCTGGGGATATATGATAGACAATGGTGCAACCACCATCTGGGAAACCTGGAAGGAGAGTGACAACACTTTCTCAAACTGCCACCCCATGTTTGGTTCAGTTTCCGAGTGGTTCTATAGTTGGCTGGCAGGCATAAAACCAAACCCCGAACATCCCGGGTTTGAAAAATTTTATTTGGCGCCTTCCACGCCCCAGGAGCTGGATCATGTAAACTGTACCTACCATTCCCCACATGGGAAAATAGTATCTAATTGGGAAAGGGATAACAATAAACGTATTTACCAGATGGAAATTCCATCGGGTACGGCTGCCAACGTTGTGCTCCCCCTGAAAACAGCACAGAACATATCGATAAAGAAAAGCGGAGATCCTGATTTTAAGCCAGGCCAGGTGGATGGGTTGGAATCGGGCCGTTTCGAACTCAGTGAAGGAAAATATACAATAACCATCAAATAAATAAAAACAATGACAAAAAGCGTAAATCTAAAAATGGGATTGACGATCTTATTCGTTACCATGCTTTTTACAATCCCTGCGAAATCACAGGAAAATGATCCTATCATGTACTGGGATTTTGACAACATCAGCAACAGGTCAGCCGTAGAGAAAACCAGCGGCATTGCAGATACACTGGAAGGAAATTTCGATATAGCCCCGGGTATAAAAGATCAGGGATTAAGGCTGGATGGATTCACTGCATGCGTGCGCAGAACGAAAAACGAAGTTCCGGTTCCCGGCGATGAATTCACGATAGAGGCCTGGGTTTCTCTGGGCAATTACCCCTGGAACTGGTGCCCTGTAATCACCACCGAAACAGAGAAAATAAAAGGCGCGCCGGGAGTAACGAAAGGGTATCGTCTGATGATCGGAGCCCACGGAGAAGTTGCCCTTCAGGCAGCCATAGGAGAGCAATGGATCACCTGCAGTACAGAAAAGCTTACCATGCCCCTGAGAAAATGGATGCATATTGTTGGGGTTTACCGCGAAAATAAAGAAATGGCGGTATATGTGAACGGGGAATTAAAAGCCTCCCTGCCCATACAGGGAAAAATTGCATACTCAAGCGGACATAAACCATATTGCCTGATAGGCATGGTTGGTGAACCCGGTAAACCATCTGATCTACACCGGACATGGGGTACGGTGGCTCAATACTACGGACTGAATGGCATCATTGACGAAATAAAAGTATACGATACAGCCCTCGAGCCCGAGCAGGCTAGGGGAAATTTCACTGCCTTTGAAATGAAGGATCCCGATATTCAGCCCCACAAACTTCCGGACATTGAAGAACACCCCGGCCGTTTCGGGGCATTCTATACCAAACTCAAATATTATGATGGCTGGGATAACCTGTGGCCCGTCGACCAGGATCCTGATATAGTGGTTACTTTCGATAAGCTACCTGTAAAGGTCATGTTTTGGAGAGGCATAAGATATGGTACTTCATGGGTCTCCGAGAACAACAACTGGATGACGGATCAAAGCGTTGAGGCCTGGGGCGTGGGAGAAGAGGACAACGAAGGTTGTTTTGAACACATGCAGGACCGGCACTGCAGGTTTTCCCACGTCAGGATTATTGAAAACAATGATGCCAGGGTGGTGGTTCACTGGAGATATGCGCCTGTAAGTGCATACAACAACACCTGGAGAGTAGATCCTAAAACAGGTTGGGAATGCTGGATTGACGAATATCATTATATCTATCCCGATGCTGTTGGCATCAGAAAGGTTTCATGGAAAAAAGGCAGCCTGAAATTTCCGCGCCAGTTCCAGGAATCATTGCCTTTGTTGCATCCGGGCCAGATGGAAAGCGACCTGCTTCATAAGGATTATGTTCATGTGGCAGACTATAACGGAAACAAAGGCCCCGTCTCTTATGTAGAGAATCCGCGGGAACAAGACACCGAATTTGCCCGGGATTATACCGTTCAGCAATACAACTTCAAATCGGAGAACAAACCATTTATCTGCTTCGAGCCAGGAAACAGAATGAACGTCAGATGGAACAACATTGAAGATTACAACGATCATACCGGATGCAATCACTTTCCAGTTGGTCAGGCAAGATGCGACGGACGTACAAGCACAACATCCGACCGGCCCTCCCATTGCGGGAGCTTCCCCATATCATACCCGGTACTGCATGAAAAAGGAGACCGCTATTACTGGAATGGACTTTACGGGATCAACGATATGGATGTCGAAGGACTTGTCGAATTAGGCAGATCATGGGCTTATGCTCCTGATATAGAAGTCAGGGGTAATAACTTTCTATCAGAAGGATACGACAAAAGCGAAAGATGCTACAGAATTAAAAATACCTTAGGACAACCAGAGAAAATTCAACTTACTCTTAATGCCAGCAAAGATAATCCTATTGTAAATCCTGCCTTTTATCTGGAAAATTGGAGTGTTGAAGATGCTAAGGTGCTTATGAACGGAAAAGAAATTAACGATTATCGGATAGGTATAAAGCATGAACTGGAAGGTGATGATCTTATTCTTTTCTTATTTCATAAAAGCTTTGAACCAACTACAATAACTATAAAGGCTTACTAGATATTATAATATTTCTCTATAACAATGATCAATGTAAAATTTATTCACAAAAAGACATTTAAACCTAAAAATTATGAAGCTAAGTAGAAAAAGTCTTACGTCGATGATACTGCTCTGCCTGATTCAGAGCGTATTCTTATTGAATGTTAAAAATGCCGGGGCACAGGAATCGGCCCAGTTTTTTGATCCCGTGGAGGTTCCGGATAATACCAAAGAAAAATTGAAAGAGATTTTCGAAGATAATGCATTTTCTGCAAAATCTTTTAATGGAAAGTGGCTTCCTGATGGTTCGGGTTATTTAGTTCTGGAAAATAAAGCTGGAGATAATAGCCCTTCACTTGTAAATTATGATGTGGTCAGCGGTAAGCGCACATTACTTGTTTCCCCCAATAAATTCGGTTTCTCCGGAGATACTGCTTCTTATAACATTCAGAGCTATGAGATCTCATCTGAGGGAAACAGAATACTCCTCCAGACAATCCGCAAGGAGGAGGGTGAAAGTGAAAAGGTTTATTGGATGCTGGAGATAGAATCGGGAACATTAGAAAAGGTGAAAGCAGGAAATAACAGCAACATTTCTCCGGAAGGGAAAAGAATCCTTTACTCAGAGGAAGGTGATCTGTATGTATATGATATGCGAAGTGAGGAAACAATATCACTCACAGAGGATGTAGTAGCTGGTACTGTTTCGAATAGCCGGGCAGTCTGGAGTCCTGATGGCAACAAGGTTGCTTATGTACACTCAGATGCTTCTGATGTCAGAAAAAGATCATACCTTCTTCCTTCTGATCCCACTTATCCGGAAGTGAAAGAAGTGAGGTACTCCAGGGTAGGCGGAAATATTCCCGCTTTACGGATAGGTGTGGTGGATGCGGAAGGAAAAGAGAAACGCTGGCTTTCTATCCCCATACCCTCAGAGGGTTATTACCTGGGTCAAGTAAGCTGGGCAGGAAGTTCTGATGAGTTGTTGGTGGAGAAGAGAAGCCGTTTCCGTGACCATAGAGAGTTTTTGATTGCCAACGTTAACAACGGAAAAATTAGAACTGTTTACGAAGAGTCTGATTCTGCATGGGTTGTCGCCAGCTATGGAACCAATGGGGGAGTAGAGTGGATTCGGGACTATAGCGCTTTCATTGTCCTGAGTGAAAAAGACGGCTGGAGGCATGCTTATTTGTGCTCACGTGATGGAAAGAAAGAAGAATTAATGACACCCGGAGAATATGATATCATCGGGCGTGTTGGTGTGGATGAAGAAAAAGGCTGGTTTTACTATTACGCATCCCCTGATAACGCTACCCAAAAGTATCTCTATCGCGTTCAGCTTGACGGAAGAAGTAAACCTGAGAGGATATCCCCGGTGGATCAGCCTGGTAACCATCACTATTCCCTTTCTCCAGATGCAAAATGGGCGTTTCATACATATTCATCAAGCGGAAGTCCCCCAGTTATAGAACTTGTCAGGTTACCGGAACTTGAGGTCGTGAGGGTTCTCGAGGATAATGACGAGCTTCGGGAGAAGAGAGCATCAGGGAATCCTCAACCCAAAGAGTTCTTTCAGCTTGATATAGGCAACGGCGTGGTGATGGATGCATGGATGATCAAACCCCGCAATTTTGATCCTTCCCGGAAATATCCGGTTTTCGTGTATGTTTATGGAGAACCTCATGCACAGACTGTAAGAGACGCATGGGGACATGCCATGGCCCATTATCATCGGGTAATAGCCGATATGGGATATCTGGTGATATCTATAGATAACCGCGGCACCCCTTGTCCAAAAGGAGCTGCATGGCGTCGTGCAGTTGCCGGGAGTTTAGGTCCTCTTTCAACTAAGGAACAGGCTGCAGCACTGAAAGAATTCGCCCGCACCAGACCGTATGTTGATCTTAATCGGGTAGGCATCTGGGGCTGGAGTGGTGGAGGATCTAATACCCTTAACGGGATGTTCCGGAAGCCAGAGGTCTATGACGTTGGTATCGCTGTGGCTCCAAAACCACAACCAGGGCTTTACAATGCATGGTTTCAGGAAATATACATGAACACCCCTGAAGTTAATCCAGAAGGCTATCGTAAGTCTGCTCCGATTAACTTTGCCGATGGGTTGAAGGGTGATCTTTTAATCATTCATGGCAGTGGAGAGACCAATACCCATATTCAAATCACGGAGGGACTGGTCGACAAACTCATTGCCCTGGGCAAACAATTCGATTACATGGTCTATCCCAATAGGGATCATGGTATCAGAAAGGGAAAAGGGACTCCATTGCATTTGCGAATGCATATGGCAAGGTATCTCCTGAACCACTTGCCTCCGGGACCTCGTTAATTCGAGCATTA from Bacteroidales bacterium includes these protein-coding regions:
- a CDS encoding family 78 glycoside hydrolase catalytic domain; amino-acid sequence: MVRLSIIIWCFLLVACNTATEKNQKEKIFHDSKISWIGDGKEQPEKDSLFYLDNPTPIFRKEFKSEKKVNSARLRITAAGYYKASINGERVGKNMLDPAWTDYSKRIFYSEYDVTDMVEAGENCMGVVLGNGFYNPLPLRMWGRRNLREPLTVGRPVFIASIQLEYENGKKDVIITDDSWSFSYGPILKNNVYLGEVYDARREIDGWDKTGFDDSSWEKAKLEEGPGGEIQKTFFPPIQITERIQPEDIYLQDEGTYIVDMGVNFAGVYRIKLKGDPGDSIVIRSGERVYSDGSLNPMTAVCGQIKSEGVGGPGAPDTALQEDIYIIGSDTEAWFKPEFTYHTFRYLEVNGLDKKPEIQDVEGLALNSTVTNNNSFSTSSGLINSIQEMTERTFLSNLHSVQQDCPAREKFGYGGDLNACSEAYLYNFDMKSFYRKTVYDWVDAMNDSGFVDTAPFVGVQYCGLSWESAMLITQYYLYLYYNDTEFIREMYEINNDWMDKVARIHPEGLVNSGLSDHGSMEPVPVKLTGTCHYLQCARIMQEFASVMNDQEKQEKYEKLAAKLKGLIQCEFWDKPVKDEINRQTLHAFLLYHDIVPQEDIDAARDSLLNAVQNGPAGHFNTGIFGTKYITEVLSEHISPEFTYNIVNSNEFPGWGYMIDNGATTIWETWKESDNTFSNCHPMFGSVSEWFYSWLAGIKPNPEHPGFEKFYLAPSTPQELDHVNCTYHSPHGKIVSNWERDNNKRIYQMEIPSGTAANVVLPLKTAQNISIKKSGDPDFKPGQVDGLESGRFELSEGKYTITIK
- a CDS encoding LamG domain-containing protein yields the protein MTKSVNLKMGLTILFVTMLFTIPAKSQENDPIMYWDFDNISNRSAVEKTSGIADTLEGNFDIAPGIKDQGLRLDGFTACVRRTKNEVPVPGDEFTIEAWVSLGNYPWNWCPVITTETEKIKGAPGVTKGYRLMIGAHGEVALQAAIGEQWITCSTEKLTMPLRKWMHIVGVYRENKEMAVYVNGELKASLPIQGKIAYSSGHKPYCLIGMVGEPGKPSDLHRTWGTVAQYYGLNGIIDEIKVYDTALEPEQARGNFTAFEMKDPDIQPHKLPDIEEHPGRFGAFYTKLKYYDGWDNLWPVDQDPDIVVTFDKLPVKVMFWRGIRYGTSWVSENNNWMTDQSVEAWGVGEEDNEGCFEHMQDRHCRFSHVRIIENNDARVVVHWRYAPVSAYNNTWRVDPKTGWECWIDEYHYIYPDAVGIRKVSWKKGSLKFPRQFQESLPLLHPGQMESDLLHKDYVHVADYNGNKGPVSYVENPREQDTEFARDYTVQQYNFKSENKPFICFEPGNRMNVRWNNIEDYNDHTGCNHFPVGQARCDGRTSTTSDRPSHCGSFPISYPVLHEKGDRYYWNGLYGINDMDVEGLVELGRSWAYAPDIEVRGNNFLSEGYDKSERCYRIKNTLGQPEKIQLTLNASKDNPIVNPAFYLENWSVEDAKVLMNGKEINDYRIGIKHELEGDDLILFLFHKSFEPTTITIKAY
- a CDS encoding DPP IV N-terminal domain-containing protein; translated protein: MKLSRKSLTSMILLCLIQSVFLLNVKNAGAQESAQFFDPVEVPDNTKEKLKEIFEDNAFSAKSFNGKWLPDGSGYLVLENKAGDNSPSLVNYDVVSGKRTLLVSPNKFGFSGDTASYNIQSYEISSEGNRILLQTIRKEEGESEKVYWMLEIESGTLEKVKAGNNSNISPEGKRILYSEEGDLYVYDMRSEETISLTEDVVAGTVSNSRAVWSPDGNKVAYVHSDASDVRKRSYLLPSDPTYPEVKEVRYSRVGGNIPALRIGVVDAEGKEKRWLSIPIPSEGYYLGQVSWAGSSDELLVEKRSRFRDHREFLIANVNNGKIRTVYEESDSAWVVASYGTNGGVEWIRDYSAFIVLSEKDGWRHAYLCSRDGKKEELMTPGEYDIIGRVGVDEEKGWFYYYASPDNATQKYLYRVQLDGRSKPERISPVDQPGNHHYSLSPDAKWAFHTYSSSGSPPVIELVRLPELEVVRVLEDNDELREKRASGNPQPKEFFQLDIGNGVVMDAWMIKPRNFDPSRKYPVFVYVYGEPHAQTVRDAWGHAMAHYHRVIADMGYLVISIDNRGTPCPKGAAWRRAVAGSLGPLSTKEQAAALKEFARTRPYVDLNRVGIWGWSGGGSNTLNGMFRKPEVYDVGIAVAPKPQPGLYNAWFQEIYMNTPEVNPEGYRKSAPINFADGLKGDLLIIHGSGETNTHIQITEGLVDKLIALGKQFDYMVYPNRDHGIRKGKGTPLHLRMHMARYLLNHLPPGPR